The following coding sequences are from one Polynucleobacter sp. JS-JIR-II-50 window:
- the soxZ gene encoding thiosulfate oxidation carrier complex protein SoxZ, whose product MSDPMRVRAAENGGIVDVKILMKHDMESGQRKDAAGKTIPAWHITTINVKANGKDVLNGQFGPAVSKDPFLNFKYKGAKGDKIVVSWVDSKGDKRTDEATAS is encoded by the coding sequence ATGTCTGATCCAATGCGCGTAAGAGCGGCCGAAAACGGCGGAATTGTGGATGTAAAAATTTTGATGAAGCACGATATGGAATCTGGTCAGCGTAAAGATGCTGCTGGTAAAACGATTCCTGCGTGGCACATTACTACTATCAATGTCAAAGCTAACGGTAAAGATGTATTGAATGGTCAGTTTGGCCCTGCGGTTTCTAAGGATCCATTCTTGAACTTCAAATACAAGGGCGCCAAAGGTGACAAGATTGTGGTGAGTTGGGTTGATAGCAAAGGTGACAAGCGCACCGACGAAGCAACAGCTTCTTAA
- the soxA gene encoding sulfur oxidation c-type cytochrome SoxA, translating to MQRKFTLGLASGMAAALLMVSSSVSAQNSATDDIAKYREMIADGNPSELYEAAGEELWKKPAGPKNATLEKCDLGLGPGVVKGAAAQLPRYFKDTNKVQDLESRLMTCMQKLQGRDPQEMIDAPFQKGPKKDMEAIVAYVVTLSKGDKIKVSTAHPKEKEMYELGKRAFFFQGGPMDFSCASCHGEDGKRIRLQDLPNITTQKGAALGWGYWPAYRVSSGQFWTMQQRLNDCYRQQRFPFPIYASDVTIALSMYMAKNANGGTVETPGLKR from the coding sequence ATGCAGCGTAAATTTACATTAGGGCTAGCCTCAGGAATGGCGGCTGCTTTATTAATGGTCTCATCTTCTGTATCAGCGCAAAATAGTGCTACAGACGATATTGCAAAATATCGCGAGATGATTGCTGATGGCAACCCTTCAGAGCTTTACGAGGCAGCTGGTGAGGAGTTGTGGAAAAAGCCTGCTGGCCCTAAGAACGCTACTTTAGAAAAGTGTGATTTAGGTTTGGGGCCAGGTGTAGTAAAGGGTGCTGCAGCTCAGTTACCGCGTTACTTTAAAGACACCAATAAGGTTCAAGATCTCGAATCCCGTTTAATGACTTGTATGCAGAAGCTACAGGGCCGTGATCCGCAAGAGATGATTGATGCCCCGTTTCAAAAGGGCCCTAAGAAGGATATGGAGGCCATTGTTGCTTACGTAGTCACCTTGTCTAAAGGCGACAAAATTAAGGTGAGCACAGCGCATCCGAAAGAAAAAGAAATGTATGAGCTCGGTAAGCGTGCATTTTTCTTCCAAGGCGGCCCAATGGATTTCTCATGTGCCTCATGCCATGGTGAAGATGGTAAGCGTATCCGCTTGCAAGACTTGCCGAACATCACCACTCAAAAGGGCGCTGCCTTAGGCTGGGGTTACTGGCCCGCATATCGTGTATCGAGTGGGCAGTTCTGGACGATGCAGCAACGTTTAAATGATTGCTATCGTCAGCAACGTTTCCCGTTCCCAATTTATGCCTCTGATGTAACGATTGCTTTATCCATGTATATGGCTAAGAACGCTAATGGCGGCACAGTTGAAACCCCTGGCTTAAAGCGCTAA
- the soxX gene encoding sulfur oxidation c-type cytochrome SoxX yields MNMKNIKSLLAISCFALASVVMHGNVMAQQANDPKFNKMMKDGFKADGIAGLDRIQQDETQKFCSDPVFANSKQGEKMREKIQKMNMDSIKQPSDGKYIGDWKKGEAIAQSGRGATWTDKADTVIGGGCYNCHQIDPKEISYGNIGPSLTGYGKMRGYSQEVVTYTWNRINNSKAYNACSNMPRFAHFKLLNEQQIQDVMALLLDPASPVNK; encoded by the coding sequence ATGAACATGAAGAATATAAAATCCCTCTTAGCTATTAGCTGTTTTGCTTTGGCTTCAGTAGTGATGCATGGCAATGTAATGGCGCAACAAGCCAATGATCCTAAATTCAACAAAATGATGAAGGATGGCTTTAAGGCTGATGGCATAGCTGGCCTAGACCGAATTCAGCAAGATGAAACCCAAAAGTTTTGTTCTGACCCTGTATTTGCTAATAGCAAGCAGGGTGAAAAGATGCGTGAAAAGATTCAGAAAATGAATATGGACAGCATTAAGCAGCCGTCCGATGGCAAGTACATCGGCGACTGGAAGAAGGGCGAGGCGATTGCGCAGAGCGGTCGTGGCGCTACCTGGACTGATAAAGCCGACACCGTCATAGGTGGTGGCTGCTACAACTGTCACCAAATCGATCCTAAAGAAATTTCCTATGGAAATATTGGCCCATCTTTAACGGGTTATGGAAAGATGCGCGGGTATTCCCAAGAAGTGGTGACCTATACCTGGAATCGTATTAATAATTCCAAGGCTTACAACGCATGCAGCAACATGCCGCGATTTGCGCATTTCAAGCTCTTAAATGAGCAGCAGATTCAGGATGTGATGGCATTGCTGCTTGATCCTGCCTCACCAGTCAATAAATAA
- the soxB gene encoding thiosulfohydrolase SoxB, whose protein sequence is MSLSRRDFLQALAIASAGGMSLQSNFVNAQSTAQKFYDLPKFGNVHFLHFTDCHAQLLPIYFREPNVNLGIGAQEGKTPHLVGEYFLKANGIAPGTRDAHAFTYLDYVAAAQNYGKMGGFAHMASLIKQMKASRPGALLLDGGDTWQGSGTALWTNGQDMVDAALALGVDVMTPHWEMTLGEKRVMEIVNGDFKGKVSFIAQNIKTADFGDMVFNPYVMKVQNGVQVAIIGQAFPYTPIANPRYFTPDWTFGIQEENMQKTIDEVRAKGAKVVVLLSHNGMDVDLKMASRVRGLDAILGGHTHDGVPIPVKVKNAGGVTLVTNAGSNSKFLGVLDFDVKGGKPIDFRYKLFPIFSNMIPADPTMNKLIAKVRAPYEAKLNEKLATTEGLLYRRGNFNGSFDQLILDGLMAQKNAEIAFSPGFRWGTSLLPGQPITRENLLDQTAITYPYTTVTNMSGETIKTILEDVADNLFNPDPYYQQGGDMVRVGGMQYTIDPAQTAGKRISDMRLNGKAIDASKTYKVAGWAPVSEEAKNAGGEAIWDVMERHLRDVKVVKAVKLNEPIIKGVSNNPGMAPI, encoded by the coding sequence ATGTCTTTAAGTCGTCGCGATTTTCTACAGGCCTTAGCTATTGCATCTGCAGGCGGAATGAGCTTGCAATCAAACTTTGTTAATGCACAAAGTACTGCGCAAAAATTCTATGACTTGCCTAAATTTGGTAATGTTCACTTTTTACACTTTACAGATTGTCATGCCCAACTATTGCCAATTTATTTTCGTGAGCCCAATGTAAACCTTGGCATCGGTGCGCAGGAAGGTAAGACCCCACACTTGGTTGGCGAATATTTCTTGAAGGCCAATGGCATTGCACCCGGTACGCGCGATGCTCATGCCTTTACCTATTTAGACTATGTTGCTGCCGCACAAAACTACGGCAAGATGGGCGGATTTGCCCATATGGCTTCGTTGATTAAGCAAATGAAAGCAAGTCGCCCTGGCGCTTTATTGCTTGATGGTGGTGATACTTGGCAAGGCTCAGGAACGGCACTGTGGACCAATGGGCAGGACATGGTTGATGCCGCTCTTGCCCTGGGTGTTGATGTGATGACGCCCCATTGGGAAATGACTCTTGGCGAAAAGCGCGTTATGGAGATCGTCAATGGCGATTTCAAAGGCAAGGTGTCCTTTATTGCGCAAAATATTAAGACGGCTGACTTTGGTGACATGGTCTTTAACCCATACGTCATGAAAGTTCAGAATGGCGTACAGGTAGCCATCATTGGACAAGCCTTCCCGTATACGCCGATTGCAAATCCCCGCTACTTCACTCCCGATTGGACCTTTGGTATTCAAGAAGAGAATATGCAAAAGACCATTGATGAGGTGAGGGCCAAGGGTGCAAAGGTGGTTGTGCTTCTGTCCCATAACGGCATGGATGTAGATTTGAAGATGGCCTCCCGCGTACGCGGACTGGATGCTATTTTGGGTGGACACACCCATGATGGCGTGCCTATTCCGGTGAAGGTGAAGAATGCAGGCGGTGTAACTTTGGTTACCAACGCTGGGTCTAATAGTAAGTTCTTAGGGGTGCTGGATTTTGATGTGAAGGGTGGCAAGCCAATAGATTTCCGCTACAAGCTATTCCCGATTTTCTCCAATATGATTCCAGCGGATCCAACGATGAATAAGTTAATCGCTAAAGTCAGGGCTCCGTATGAAGCCAAGCTCAATGAGAAGTTAGCAACTACAGAGGGGCTCTTGTATCGCCGTGGTAACTTTAACGGTAGCTTTGATCAACTTATCTTGGATGGATTGATGGCACAGAAGAATGCAGAGATTGCCTTCTCGCCAGGCTTCCGTTGGGGTACCAGCTTATTGCCTGGTCAACCCATTACGCGTGAAAATCTTTTAGATCAAACCGCGATTACCTACCCATACACTACCGTTACCAATATGAGCGGTGAAACAATCAAAACTATTCTTGAGGACGTTGCTGATAACTTGTTTAATCCAGATCCGTATTACCAGCAGGGTGGTGACATGGTCCGCGTCGGTGGAATGCAATACACCATTGATCCAGCACAAACCGCTGGTAAACGTATTTCGGATATGCGCTTAAATGGTAAGGCCATTGATGCAAGCAAAACCTACAAAGTAGCTGGTTGGGCACCAGTCAGTGAAGAGGCGAAAAATGCAGGCGGCGAAGCAATTTGGGATGTCATGGAGCGCCACTTGCGCGATGTCAAGGTCGTTAAAGCGGTTAAGCTCAATGAGCCAATCATTAAAGGCGTTTCAAATAACCCTGGCATGGCTCCAATCTAA
- a CDS encoding DsrE family protein has protein sequence MKKLLSIITALVLTLGFCSVVSAQSSGPTKVVYHIDDAETQGLKGLRNIRNHLDTSPNTIIIVVTHANGVDMLMEGAKDKKNNVEYAPLVGALKSRGVKFEVCEITLKNRNLKKDQFTLDADFTPSGVVRVADLQYKDGFAYIKP, from the coding sequence ATGAAAAAACTACTTTCTATTATTACTGCTTTAGTGCTGACATTGGGATTTTGCTCGGTTGTTTCAGCTCAATCTTCTGGCCCTACTAAAGTGGTTTATCACATTGATGATGCAGAAACTCAAGGTCTAAAAGGACTGCGCAACATTCGTAATCATTTGGATACTTCTCCCAATACCATCATCATCGTTGTGACCCATGCCAATGGCGTTGACATGTTGATGGAAGGCGCCAAGGATAAGAAAAATAATGTGGAATATGCGCCGTTGGTTGGGGCTCTTAAATCTCGTGGCGTGAAGTTTGAAGTGTGCGAGATTACCTTAAAAAATCGTAACTTGAAAAAAGATCAGTTCACACTCGATGCGGATTTCACGCCATCAGGCGTAGTGCGAGTTGCGGACTTGCAATATAAAGATGGTTTTGCCTACATAAAGCCTTAA
- a CDS encoding MBL fold metallo-hydrolase, which translates to MHCFKSLVGILLGSLVFFSVAFGQSNAPDSVLLKPVQVAPHTYFVQGFPEMGSSVNQNFISNAGFVVTPGGVVVVDALGSPILAQKLIAEIKKITSQKVVALIVSHYHADHVYGLQEFKKIGAKIYAQGEGRNYLSSETAKQRLIASRIDFAPWVNENTKLISADVWIDQKSKLTIGGVDFFISRVGPAHAPEDLIVYVPSEKVLFAGDLVFRGRIPFVGNADSKGWLAALDEIERLSPNIVIPGHGGYSVKPAEDIAFTRNYLKYLRESMSKAAVNMDPFEDAYKQADWSEYEGMPLFRAANRMNAFNVYLSIQAE; encoded by the coding sequence ATGCATTGCTTTAAAAGTCTTGTAGGGATCCTTTTGGGATCCCTTGTTTTTTTCAGTGTTGCTTTTGGGCAAAGTAATGCCCCTGATTCAGTCCTCTTAAAACCTGTGCAGGTAGCGCCGCATACCTATTTTGTCCAGGGCTTTCCGGAGATGGGGAGTAGCGTTAATCAGAACTTCATATCCAATGCGGGCTTTGTTGTAACGCCAGGTGGGGTCGTAGTAGTTGATGCTCTGGGATCGCCTATTCTTGCTCAAAAGTTGATTGCCGAAATCAAAAAGATTACCTCACAAAAAGTAGTTGCACTTATTGTTAGTCACTATCATGCAGATCATGTGTACGGACTGCAAGAATTTAAAAAAATTGGTGCGAAGATTTATGCGCAAGGTGAAGGGCGAAACTATCTTTCCTCAGAAACAGCAAAGCAGCGTTTAATTGCGTCTAGAATTGATTTCGCTCCCTGGGTAAATGAAAATACCAAGCTCATTTCTGCTGATGTATGGATTGATCAGAAATCAAAATTGACGATTGGTGGCGTTGATTTCTTTATCAGCAGGGTTGGTCCTGCCCATGCTCCTGAAGATCTGATAGTGTATGTGCCGTCTGAGAAGGTGCTTTTTGCTGGAGATCTGGTGTTTCGAGGCCGCATTCCCTTTGTTGGAAATGCAGACAGCAAGGGATGGCTGGCGGCTTTGGACGAGATAGAAAGGTTGAGCCCCAATATCGTCATACCAGGTCATGGCGGCTATTCTGTGAAACCAGCCGAAGATATTGCCTTCACCAGGAATTACTTGAAATACTTGCGTGAATCTATGTCCAAAGCTGCTGTCAATATGGACCCTTTCGAGGATGCGTACAAGCAGGCTGATTGGTCTGAATACGAGGGAATGCCACTCTTTAGAGCCGCAAACCGCATGAATGCCTTTAATGTCTACCTGTCCATACAGGCAGAGTAG
- a CDS encoding YeeE/YedE family protein — protein MDVVDINSLSKSVLWATFVITFFLGAVMQRTGFCSMGAVSDVFIMSSWDRLKQWFLAIGVAIIGFTLMSYFGLIDPLKSMYTGNKFLWLSTIVGSVMFGFGMVLASGCGSKTLIRIGGGNLKSLIVFMVLGLTAYMTLRGFLGVIRINTLDTFFIAFNTPQDLPSLLSAPLGIARPILHLALGLIIGSAFIAYALASKVFWTAENLFAGIAVGLAICAVWWVSGNLGFVAEDPNTLEEVFLVTNSGRMESLSFVAPYAYSLDWLMMYSDTSKVLTVGIMAVLGMILGSAAVSIATKSFRWESFRNSEDTANHLVGGALMGFGGVTALGCTVGQGLSGISTLALGSLLALPGFIFGAYLGLRYLQVRLAPNPCS, from the coding sequence ATGGATGTTGTAGATATCAATTCTTTAAGTAAGTCTGTCCTCTGGGCAACCTTTGTTATTACCTTTTTCTTGGGCGCAGTCATGCAAAGGACTGGATTTTGTAGCATGGGAGCAGTATCTGATGTCTTCATCATGTCTAGTTGGGATCGTTTAAAGCAATGGTTCTTGGCCATTGGGGTTGCCATTATTGGCTTTACCTTAATGTCTTATTTCGGCTTAATTGATCCCCTGAAGAGTATGTATACCGGTAATAAATTCTTATGGCTCTCCACTATTGTGGGTAGTGTTATGTTTGGCTTCGGGATGGTTTTAGCCTCAGGTTGTGGCAGCAAGACATTGATCCGTATCGGTGGCGGCAATTTAAAGTCACTGATCGTCTTTATGGTGCTGGGTTTAACTGCTTACATGACATTGCGTGGGTTCTTGGGCGTGATTCGCATTAATACTCTAGATACTTTTTTCATAGCCTTTAATACCCCGCAAGACTTACCCAGTTTGTTGAGTGCGCCTCTTGGTATTGCGCGTCCAATTCTTCATTTGGCCTTAGGCTTAATTATTGGCTCTGCATTTATTGCTTATGCCCTTGCGAGCAAAGTATTTTGGACTGCTGAGAATCTATTTGCAGGCATAGCGGTTGGATTGGCAATCTGTGCAGTATGGTGGGTATCTGGCAATCTAGGCTTTGTTGCTGAAGATCCCAATACTTTAGAGGAAGTATTTTTGGTCACTAACTCTGGCCGTATGGAGAGCTTATCTTTTGTAGCTCCTTATGCGTATTCACTTGACTGGCTCATGATGTATAGCGATACGTCTAAAGTGCTGACCGTTGGCATTATGGCTGTTCTAGGAATGATTCTGGGTTCTGCTGCAGTCTCAATTGCGACGAAATCATTTCGCTGGGAATCCTTTCGCAATTCTGAAGACACGGCCAATCATTTGGTTGGCGGTGCATTGATGGGCTTTGGTGGCGTCACTGCTTTAGGTTGTACAGTAGGGCAGGGCTTAAGCGGTATTTCTACCCTAGCTCTCGGTTCATTGCTGGCTTTACCAGGATTTATTTTTGGGGCTTATTTAGGTCTGCGTTACTTACAGGTACGTCTTGCGCCTAACCCTTGCAGCTAA
- a CDS encoding YeeE/YedE family protein, with translation MQIDWFSFTPIPSLLGGMILGVAAALYVLLHGRILGISGIVSGLLHPKLTDTAWRLILVLGLVSAPFMAALFFGIFPVVEIESDWIAIVIAGILVGFGAHYGSGCTSGHGICGLSRLSPRSLVATCAFMFAGFVTVFILRHLIGV, from the coding sequence ATGCAAATTGACTGGTTCTCATTTACACCGATTCCCTCTTTACTAGGGGGAATGATTCTTGGGGTTGCTGCAGCTCTTTACGTATTACTTCATGGGCGCATCCTGGGAATCAGCGGTATTGTTTCTGGTTTATTGCATCCAAAATTAACGGACACCGCATGGCGTCTGATTTTGGTTTTAGGTTTGGTGTCAGCTCCATTTATGGCGGCACTGTTTTTTGGAATATTCCCCGTTGTAGAGATTGAGTCTGATTGGATTGCGATTGTGATTGCAGGCATTTTGGTTGGCTTTGGGGCCCACTACGGTTCAGGCTGCACCAGCGGCCATGGGATATGCGGACTCTCGCGTTTATCCCCGCGCTCCCTCGTTGCCACTTGCGCCTTTATGTTTGCCGGCTTCGTGACTGTTTTTATTCTTCGTCATTTGATCGGAGTCTAA
- a CDS encoding YeeE/YedE family protein, giving the protein MKKHFGLLSQYAIGVLFGWGLIISGMSNPQKVLGFLDLTGLWDPSLMFVMLGAVMVGLGGFYVVSKRTEAFFGGALHIPTRRDITKPLIIGSLIFGAGWGIAGFCPGPALVALGAGHLKALVFVVAMLVGMEISERFFSAHKKASN; this is encoded by the coding sequence ATGAAAAAACATTTTGGCCTTTTGAGTCAGTATGCAATTGGCGTACTGTTTGGTTGGGGTTTGATCATCTCGGGTATGAGTAATCCCCAGAAGGTATTGGGATTTTTAGATCTAACAGGCCTTTGGGATCCTTCCTTAATGTTTGTGATGTTAGGTGCGGTAATGGTTGGGCTTGGCGGGTTTTATGTGGTTAGCAAGAGGACTGAAGCATTTTTTGGCGGCGCCTTGCATATCCCAACCCGTAGAGATATCACGAAGCCCCTCATCATTGGCAGCCTCATTTTTGGCGCAGGCTGGGGAATTGCTGGGTTTTGCCCTGGTCCAGCCTTGGTTGCCTTGGGTGCCGGGCACCTAAAGGCATTGGTATTTGTTGTTGCTATGCTTGTGGGCATGGAAATCAGCGAGCGTTTCTTCTCGGCTCATAAAAAGGCTTCCAACTAA
- a CDS encoding TIGR01244 family sulfur transferase: MSLPISCHSDQFGTIGQIDASHLAEIAAQGYKSVINNRPDGEGGPDQPTNASIQAEAEKLGLNYAYLPVVPSAINVDQVREMARLLRTMPGPVLAFCRSGARSTNLYQLSLQVK; encoded by the coding sequence ATGAGTCTTCCTATTTCCTGTCATAGCGATCAGTTCGGTACCATCGGTCAGATCGACGCCAGTCATTTAGCTGAAATTGCAGCACAAGGCTATAAGAGTGTGATTAATAACCGTCCTGATGGTGAGGGTGGTCCAGATCAGCCAACTAACGCCAGTATTCAAGCTGAAGCAGAAAAGTTAGGGTTGAATTACGCATACCTACCGGTTGTGCCTAGTGCAATCAACGTTGATCAAGTAAGAGAGATGGCCCGTTTATTGAGGACCATGCCTGGCCCTGTATTAGCATTTTGTCGCTCGGGTGCTCGCTCAACGAATCTGTATCAACTTTCATTACAAGTGAAATAG
- a CDS encoding thioesterase family protein has translation MRITIPEERKLVHEMIMPIRWGDMDAYGHVNNTVYFRYMEQARCEWITSLGYDVAPGRESMLMINGFCNFFQQLTYPGELILKTSIGAVGRTSLDLYTSMALTTAPEVEAAIGGATMVWVDLTTNTSAPWPEHVLQQLR, from the coding sequence ATGCGCATCACCATCCCCGAAGAAAGAAAATTGGTTCATGAAATGATCATGCCCATTCGTTGGGGCGATATGGATGCGTATGGGCATGTCAACAATACCGTGTACTTTAGGTATATGGAGCAGGCTCGCTGCGAATGGATCACATCTTTAGGTTATGACGTTGCTCCTGGTCGTGAGTCCATGTTGATGATTAATGGCTTTTGTAATTTCTTTCAACAACTCACTTATCCAGGTGAATTAATCCTCAAGACTTCGATTGGTGCTGTTGGTAGAACCAGTCTAGATCTCTACACCAGCATGGCGTTGACTACTGCGCCTGAGGTGGAGGCTGCTATCGGTGGAGCAACCATGGTGTGGGTCGATCTCACTACGAACACATCAGCGCCTTGGCCTGAGCATGTTTTGCAACAGTTGCGCTAG
- the mnmH gene encoding tRNA 2-selenouridine(34) synthase MnmH has protein sequence MQPINPHILKSDQFLSELDQFDLVIDVRSPAEFALDHIPGAVNYPVLNNEERATIGTLYKQESPFAAKKLGAALVSKNIAAHLENHFLEFPREWRPLIYCWRGGERSGAFTHILNRIGWKAKQLEGGYQGFRRTVIDGLDYAATQFTFQVICGMTGSGKTKVLQEIDALGAQILDLEGLAVHRGSVLGNEPNIEQPSQKGFETALWNALRSLDPAKPVFVESESKKVGGLHVPDALMEKIRNGACIELRSSTQTRVSWLIREYHHFLTDTDNFKQKLALLTAHYGKVQITKWNEAIDAGSFPELVEELLVKHYDPSYQSSIVRNFPQYKIENFVQLENDSDGAFAKAAKAIISKSGS, from the coding sequence GTGCAGCCGATTAATCCTCACATCTTAAAATCTGATCAATTTTTATCTGAGCTAGATCAGTTTGATCTTGTGATTGACGTCAGGTCACCCGCTGAATTTGCCCTTGATCATATTCCGGGGGCAGTAAATTACCCTGTTCTGAACAATGAGGAGCGCGCCACTATTGGCACGCTCTACAAACAAGAGTCGCCCTTTGCAGCAAAAAAACTGGGTGCGGCGTTGGTCTCTAAAAATATTGCTGCGCACCTAGAAAACCATTTTCTGGAATTCCCACGTGAGTGGCGCCCATTAATTTATTGCTGGCGCGGTGGCGAACGTAGCGGGGCGTTTACTCACATCCTCAATCGCATTGGTTGGAAAGCCAAGCAGCTCGAGGGCGGGTATCAGGGCTTCAGAAGAACCGTGATTGATGGTCTTGATTATGCTGCAACACAATTTACATTCCAGGTAATCTGTGGAATGACGGGTAGCGGCAAAACAAAAGTGCTGCAAGAGATCGACGCTCTAGGCGCTCAGATTCTGGATCTAGAAGGTTTGGCTGTTCATCGTGGATCCGTATTAGGTAATGAGCCAAATATCGAGCAGCCATCCCAAAAAGGTTTTGAGACTGCGCTTTGGAACGCGTTACGTTCGCTGGATCCAGCTAAGCCTGTATTTGTAGAGTCGGAAAGCAAGAAGGTTGGTGGCCTTCATGTGCCTGATGCTTTGATGGAAAAAATTCGTAATGGTGCTTGTATTGAATTGAGATCAAGTACTCAGACTCGCGTCTCTTGGTTGATCCGTGAATATCATCACTTCTTGACTGATACTGATAATTTCAAACAGAAACTGGCTTTGCTTACTGCGCATTATGGGAAGGTGCAGATCACTAAATGGAATGAAGCCATTGATGCAGGTAGTTTTCCGGAGTTAGTGGAAGAGTTATTGGTAAAGCATTATGACCCATCGTATCAATCTTCGATCGTACGGAATTTTCCTCAATACAAGATTGAAAATTTTGTACAGCTGGAGAATGATAGTGATGGGGCCTTTGCCAAAGCAGCAAAGGCCATCATTAGTAAGTCGGGTTCTTAG
- a CDS encoding acyl-CoA dehydrogenase translates to MSKSKASFNWADPLLLDTQLTEEERMIRDAAAEYAQGRLMPRIHDAYRNETTDPAIFREMGELGLLGITIPEQYGGANLNYVSYGLIAREIERVDSGYRSMMSVQSSLVMVPINEFGSEAQKQKYLPKLASGEWIGCFGLTEPNYGSDAGGMITRAKKVPGGFSLTGSKMWISNSPIADVFVVWAKNDEGIIRGYILEKGMKGLSAPKISGKMGLRASITGEIVMDEVFVPAENEFPEVEGLKGPFTCLNSARYGIAWGALGAAEWCWYAARQYTMDRKQFGKPLAANQLIQKKLADMQTEITLGLQGCLRLGRMKDEGIAAPEITSIMKRNSCGKSLDIARMARDMHGGNGISDEYGVVRHMLNLEVVNTYEGTHDIHALILGRAQTGIQAFS, encoded by the coding sequence ATGAGCAAAAGTAAGGCTAGCTTTAACTGGGCGGACCCCCTTCTTCTCGATACCCAGCTAACCGAAGAGGAGCGCATGATTCGTGATGCGGCTGCTGAATACGCTCAAGGGCGCCTGATGCCCCGCATTCACGATGCTTATCGCAACGAAACAACCGACCCAGCCATCTTCCGCGAAATGGGTGAGCTTGGTCTCTTGGGCATCACGATTCCTGAGCAGTATGGTGGAGCCAACTTGAACTATGTCTCTTACGGCTTAATTGCACGCGAGATTGAACGCGTAGATTCTGGCTATCGCTCCATGATGAGCGTGCAGTCCTCTTTAGTCATGGTTCCTATAAATGAATTTGGAAGCGAAGCACAAAAACAAAAGTATCTTCCCAAATTAGCCAGTGGTGAATGGATTGGTTGCTTTGGTTTAACGGAGCCAAACTATGGCTCTGATGCAGGCGGCATGATTACTCGGGCCAAAAAAGTACCTGGCGGATTTTCATTAACGGGTTCGAAGATGTGGATTTCCAACTCTCCGATTGCTGATGTATTTGTAGTGTGGGCGAAAAATGATGAAGGCATCATTCGCGGTTACATCCTAGAAAAAGGCATGAAGGGCTTAAGCGCTCCAAAAATCAGCGGCAAGATGGGTTTGCGTGCCTCCATCACTGGTGAAATCGTCATGGACGAAGTATTCGTACCAGCAGAAAATGAATTCCCTGAAGTTGAGGGCTTGAAGGGCCCCTTCACTTGCTTAAACTCTGCTCGCTACGGTATTGCTTGGGGTGCACTAGGCGCCGCTGAGTGGTGTTGGTATGCTGCTCGCCAGTACACCATGGACCGCAAACAGTTTGGTAAGCCGCTGGCCGCCAATCAACTGATTCAGAAAAAATTGGCTGACATGCAAACTGAAATCACTCTAGGCCTACAAGGTTGCTTGCGCTTAGGTCGCATGAAAGACGAAGGCATTGCAGCGCCAGAAATCACCTCCATCATGAAACGCAACTCTTGCGGCAAGTCTTTAGACATCGCGCGCATGGCACGTGATATGCATGGTGGTAACGGCATCTCTGATGAGTATGGCGTTGTACGTCATATGCTGAATCTTGAGGTAGTCAACACCTATGAAGGTACTCACGATATTCACGCCTTGATTCTAGGTCGTGCGCAGACCGGTATTCAAGCTTTTAGCTAA